The following are encoded together in the Paraburkholderia sp. BL10I2N1 genome:
- a CDS encoding ImcF-related family protein — MTDPRLTLRSLEPVTTTEESPPSSRVAIWGVPVAALIVAVLAIGIVSLRGDLVGVTAGESRLKAIIAILVTFAVVVVAHLVLFATGAYNFAGRLFRSETGDRTKAAKPLKRDARLQRIYEELRVSQGWFWRHRLRWLLVNGTDERIDQIVPGLKQAGVMHVDETILVHVSPEGIEAQKWLGQLRQLRRRCPVDGVVHVAGADDTDTELPRALSGIGTALGWAAPVTFLHLVEAKGSPSERFDAVGAFMPNDSRRQAAAVARLPELLNEVEQRSADAGIHLCTRNNLRVTWLMEVSKYVGDHCERIVDGLRGLAASNWLHAPLAGVMFAPVFSGQTVSPIPVVNGDGIPGEPVDTPTAAVPVTREQPAALLPVWREIAAGSPNYRGRRVGFYWPNALATLVTAAAIAWCVWMTVSFIGNRQLAREANQTAQTAVEAKPQTAESWRDQLALQLLMEQLEYREQHGAPWYLRAGLSRNDDILAALWQPYRVAATQNMQAPVVQTITDLLKAAGEARADALQSQDTRGSTYRALKTYLMLGDPAHADATFLRRTLVALWRRPVDMSEGERDDTGRRLAAFYADHLKAHPEWRITPDSSLVSTTRNMLVTQMGLASADDTVYQSILDEVKGKYADASLQTLLNGADARGMFTTSQTVPGIYTRAAWDGMIADAIDRTASERRVSGDWVLTGAQPSQTIGDTLAQGAVRTGAAIDEKRTAEQLKQRLTARYFAEYTAAWQTLLNSLQWQPAPNLNGSIDQLTRLADAQTSPLIALMKSVQYQAEAGRPSQALTDTLVRKAQSLIGNDDNAQAPTVNPLDKSFGPLLALMGETGTPPASGNVKGNTSANVALSGVSLSRYLTAVTTMRLKLQQIAGSPDAQAMARSLAQAVFQGKLSELSQARDDAALTAASLGSAWAGFGNAAFARPPEAAWQTILQPAAASLNEAWRASVAAPFNAAMSGRYPFFDTQADASFAELGRFVRPDTGLIARFISTQLAGVLKLEGDHWIPNELAPQALQFDPKFLAGLRQLSTVGAQLYMKGDANEHFEMMALPTPNVTRSELSVDGRQIVYFNQQESWTPLAWPGDGLNGHAGLTWQTLNAGLRQAFDSTGDWAFLRLLAKADVKQLDSTRYQLTWNDANGDPLRYVLRAQVGAGPLELLKLRGFQMPERIFVVGKAGAAPMLPPLPPEL; from the coding sequence ATGACAGACCCCAGGCTTACCCTGCGCTCGCTTGAGCCCGTGACCACAACGGAGGAATCCCCGCCATCGAGCCGTGTGGCGATCTGGGGGGTACCCGTCGCGGCCCTGATCGTCGCCGTGCTTGCAATCGGCATCGTATCGCTGCGCGGTGACCTGGTTGGCGTAACCGCGGGCGAGTCACGACTAAAAGCGATTATCGCCATTCTCGTAACTTTCGCGGTCGTCGTCGTCGCTCACCTCGTCCTGTTCGCGACCGGCGCTTACAACTTCGCGGGGCGGCTCTTCCGCAGCGAGACCGGCGACCGCACGAAGGCGGCGAAACCACTCAAGCGCGACGCCCGTCTGCAACGCATCTACGAGGAACTGCGCGTCTCGCAGGGCTGGTTCTGGCGTCACCGCCTGCGCTGGCTGCTGGTGAATGGCACGGACGAACGCATCGATCAGATAGTGCCCGGTCTCAAGCAGGCGGGCGTTATGCATGTGGACGAAACCATCCTCGTGCATGTATCGCCGGAAGGGATCGAGGCGCAGAAGTGGCTCGGCCAGCTCCGCCAGTTGCGCCGCCGCTGCCCGGTTGATGGCGTCGTTCACGTCGCGGGCGCGGACGATACGGATACCGAACTGCCCCGCGCACTCTCAGGTATCGGCACGGCGCTCGGCTGGGCCGCGCCCGTTACGTTCCTTCATCTGGTCGAGGCAAAGGGTAGCCCGTCCGAGCGCTTCGATGCCGTCGGCGCGTTCATGCCGAACGATTCGCGCAGACAGGCGGCGGCCGTCGCCAGACTGCCGGAGCTGCTGAACGAGGTCGAGCAGCGGTCTGCGGACGCGGGCATACACCTTTGCACCCGGAACAACCTTCGGGTGACCTGGCTGATGGAAGTCTCGAAGTATGTCGGCGACCATTGCGAGCGCATCGTCGATGGCCTTCGGGGACTGGCTGCGTCGAACTGGCTGCACGCGCCGCTCGCGGGCGTCATGTTCGCGCCGGTTTTTTCGGGGCAGACTGTCTCGCCGATACCCGTTGTCAACGGCGACGGGATACCCGGCGAGCCTGTCGACACACCGACAGCGGCAGTACCGGTCACGCGCGAGCAGCCCGCCGCGTTGCTGCCGGTGTGGCGCGAAATCGCGGCGGGGTCGCCCAACTACCGGGGCCGGCGCGTCGGCTTCTACTGGCCCAATGCGCTCGCCACTCTCGTCACGGCCGCGGCGATCGCGTGGTGCGTGTGGATGACGGTGTCCTTCATCGGCAACCGGCAGCTTGCGCGCGAGGCAAATCAGACAGCGCAGACCGCTGTCGAGGCAAAACCGCAAACCGCCGAATCCTGGCGCGACCAGCTCGCGCTCCAACTACTGATGGAACAGCTCGAATACCGAGAGCAGCACGGCGCGCCGTGGTACCTGCGCGCGGGCCTTTCGCGCAACGATGACATCCTTGCGGCGCTCTGGCAGCCGTACCGGGTCGCCGCGACGCAGAACATGCAGGCGCCAGTAGTGCAAACCATCACTGACCTGCTCAAGGCCGCAGGCGAAGCCCGCGCCGATGCACTGCAATCGCAGGATACGCGCGGCAGCACCTATAGGGCGCTCAAGACCTACCTGATGCTCGGCGACCCCGCCCACGCCGATGCGACGTTCCTCCGACGCACACTCGTTGCCCTGTGGCGACGTCCGGTGGACATGTCCGAAGGCGAGCGCGACGATACGGGCCGCCGGCTTGCAGCCTTCTATGCGGATCATCTGAAGGCTCACCCTGAATGGCGCATCACGCCCGACAGCAGCCTCGTGAGCACTACCCGCAACATGCTGGTCACGCAGATGGGACTCGCCTCAGCCGACGACACCGTGTACCAGAGCATCCTCGACGAGGTCAAAGGTAAATATGCCGATGCATCGCTCCAGACGCTGCTCAACGGTGCGGACGCACGCGGGATGTTCACGACGTCGCAGACGGTGCCGGGCATCTACACGCGTGCCGCCTGGGACGGCATGATCGCGGACGCTATCGACAGGACCGCAAGCGAGCGACGCGTGAGCGGCGACTGGGTGCTGACCGGCGCGCAACCATCACAGACCATCGGTGACACCCTCGCACAGGGGGCGGTCCGCACCGGCGCCGCCATTGACGAAAAGCGCACTGCGGAGCAACTGAAGCAGCGCCTCACCGCGCGCTACTTCGCGGAATACACGGCGGCCTGGCAGACCCTGCTCAACAGCCTCCAGTGGCAGCCAGCGCCGAACCTGAACGGCTCAATCGACCAGCTCACGCGCCTCGCCGACGCGCAGACCTCGCCGCTGATCGCGCTGATGAAGTCGGTGCAGTATCAGGCAGAGGCGGGACGGCCATCGCAGGCGCTGACCGATACGCTGGTCCGCAAGGCACAAAGTCTGATCGGCAACGACGACAACGCGCAGGCACCGACCGTCAATCCGCTGGACAAATCATTCGGCCCGCTACTCGCATTGATGGGCGAGACCGGCACTCCCCCGGCCTCCGGTAACGTCAAGGGCAACACGTCGGCGAATGTCGCGCTCAGCGGCGTAAGCCTGTCCCGCTATCTCACTGCGGTCACGACGATGCGTCTGAAGCTTCAGCAGATCGCGGGGAGTCCCGACGCACAGGCGATGGCGCGCTCACTCGCGCAGGCAGTATTTCAGGGCAAGCTCTCTGAGTTGTCGCAGGCACGCGATGACGCGGCGCTGACAGCCGCAAGTCTCGGCTCCGCATGGGCGGGCTTCGGCAACGCGGCGTTTGCGCGGCCGCCCGAAGCCGCGTGGCAGACGATCCTGCAACCGGCCGCGGCCAGCCTGAACGAGGCGTGGCGCGCGAGCGTCGCCGCGCCGTTCAATGCCGCGATGAGCGGACGTTATCCGTTTTTCGACACGCAGGCCGATGCGTCTTTCGCCGAACTCGGGCGCTTCGTCCGTCCCGACACTGGCCTGATCGCCCGTTTCATCTCGACGCAACTCGCGGGCGTACTGAAGCTCGAAGGTGATCACTGGATACCGAACGAACTCGCACCACAGGCACTCCAGTTCGATCCGAAGTTCCTTGCAGGCCTGCGCCAGCTATCGACGGTCGGAGCGCAGCTCTACATGAAGGGCGATGCGAACGAGCACTTCGAGATGATGGCCTTGCCGACGCCGAACGTGACGCGCTCGGAACTGTCGGTCGACGGCAGGCAGATCGTCTATTTCAACCAGCAGGAAAGCTGGACGCCGCTCGCATGGCCCGGTGACGGCCTGAACGGGCATGCGGGTCTGACGTGGCAGACACTCAACGCGGGCCTGAGGCAGGCG